Genomic DNA from Salinibacter pepae:
GACCTGCTCCTTGAGCCGCATGATGTCCCAGGCGAGGTTCGGGGCTTCGAAGTGCGTTTCGGGGTATCCCCCCACGCCCACGCAGAAGTCCGTCGGCTCGGCGTCCATGAGGTCCTCCAGGTACGTCCCCTCATTCATGTCCTGAATCTGCCGCACGAGGTCCATCGCGTATTCGTTGCGCGACCGGTTGCCCGAGATGGACTTCTCGTAGCCGTTGTCGTCCCCCCGAATGGCAAGCACGTTCTCGACCCCGAGGTAGTTAAGCTCGATGAGGGCATCCTCCGTTTCCTCGCGCGTGAATCCCTTGCAGAGGATGTGGGGAACGGTATCGATGTCGAAGCGTGCCTCGATGGCCGCGCAGAGGCCGATCGTTCCGGGCCGCTTCCGCTTTACGCAGCGCGTCCAGGTTCCGTCGTCTTTCTGCTTGTATTCCACCTCCGCCGAGTGACTGGTAACGTCGATGAACGGCGGCTCGTAAGGCATCAACTCCTCAACCACGCCTAGAATCTGGTCCGCCGACCCGCCCCGCTTGGGGGGAATGATTTCGTACGAAATCAGGGGCTCCGATTCGCGATCAAAATGCTCGGTAACCTTCATGCGGTCCGTGATATTCGGTTACGAATTTGCTTGATTGTAGCCGGACGTCATTGTACGCCAACCGTCATACTTTCCAAAATCCGGGGTGTTCGATGCTCGGCGTTATATTCTCTACACCTAATGAGGCTGCTCCCTTTGTTGAACAGTACGCCGGAGATCGGCTCGGGGAGCTGGAGGAAGGAGCCCACCTGCAGACTGACGCCGTGGTCGCTACCGTAGTCGGCCCCGGCAAAATCAAGGCCACCCTCGGAACCGAGCGCCTCCTCCACGAGCACGACGTCGACACGCTCGTGCATGCGGGCGGGGCCGTCGCGCTCGCCGACGAGCTTGAGGTGGGGGCGGTCGTGGAGACGGCCTTCGTTTTGGAAGGCGACCGCGTGGAGCTAGAGGCCCCGGACTATCCCCGGATGCCCCTCGAATGCCCTTTCGACCTCGATGTGGAGGGCACGCTCGTCTCGCAGGATCACGTGCGTGGAGACGCGGACGCGTCGAGCTACTGGGAGCGCATTGCGGACATGCGGGACGCCACCGGGTATGCCGTGGCCTACGTGGCGGCCCAGCACGGGACCTCGTGCCACATCGTGAAGGGCATCACCGGCCGGGCCGACGGGGACGCCGGCACGGTCGCGGATCGGCGGGAGGCACACCGGGCCGTGGCCGCGTTCCTTCAACGGCACGTAGACGCTGGCTTCCCCGCGTCGTAGCGCCTCCGGGTCGCCTTCGTCAGTTGCGGCGGGTCCACAGGTCCTCACGCCAGGATTCCGGGATGTCCTCGGATCGGCCCCAGACGTAGTCGCGGCGGCTCTCGCCATCCCGACGCGCGCGGCGCCGATCGGCCCGAATCTCGCGCACCCCCACCGATACGTATTCCCCCTCCGCGGTGGCTTGCTCCCGCTGAACGACGGGGTGTTCGCGGAAGGGGCGCGGGTGTTCGGGATTGTAGAGGCGGTACACCATGGTGCCGGCCCACACCAGCAGCGCGAAGAACGTAACTCCGACAAGTCCAGCGAACAGAACAACCATGGGCAGCGGCAGCCCCGTGTGATCGAGACGAAACTGAAGCCTCAGCGGATCGTCATCCCCCTTCAAATCGCTGCTTCGTAGTACCTCGATGGACCGAGAAAGTTCGTGTCCGTCGTGTCACATATCCCCCTTCGGGGCGCCCAGTGCCGCGTTTACGAGCCGTCGTCGGACGACATGGTCGCTCCGCGGTTTTGATTCGGGTAGTCCGACGGGGCGATCCGCAATGAATCCGACGGAATCGCGTCCTGGCGC
This window encodes:
- the metF gene encoding methylenetetrahydrofolate reductase [NAD(P)H] yields the protein MKVTEHFDRESEPLISYEIIPPKRGGSADQILGVVEELMPYEPPFIDVTSHSAEVEYKQKDDGTWTRCVKRKRPGTIGLCAAIEARFDIDTVPHILCKGFTREETEDALIELNYLGVENVLAIRGDDNGYEKSISGNRSRNEYAMDLVRQIQDMNEGTYLEDLMDAEPTDFCVGVGGYPETHFEAPNLAWDIMRLKEQVDAGADYIVTQMFFDNEYFFNFVDKCREVGIEVPIVPGLKILKRKRHLRLLPKYFHTEIPEELAAEVDAADPDDVERIGVNWAIRQARELMEAGVPGIHFYIMSSADTVKKVVEPMHEEVA
- a CDS encoding 5'-methylthioadenosine nucleosidase — its product is MLGVIFSTPNEAAPFVEQYAGDRLGELEEGAHLQTDAVVATVVGPGKIKATLGTERLLHEHDVDTLVHAGGAVALADELEVGAVVETAFVLEGDRVELEAPDYPRMPLECPFDLDVEGTLVSQDHVRGDADASSYWERIADMRDATGYAVAYVAAQHGTSCHIVKGITGRADGDAGTVADRREAHRAVAAFLQRHVDAGFPAS